The following are encoded together in the Zingiber officinale cultivar Zhangliang chromosome 8A, Zo_v1.1, whole genome shotgun sequence genome:
- the LOC122009612 gene encoding cationic amino acid transporter 5-like — MASGDGERSYWRWSKEDFFPEPSFRSWTAYGEALSHTRLRLRNRLLYRSTDAAELLALPRRSEHELRRCLNWWDLAWLGFGAVVGTGIFVLTGQEARFSAGPAIPLAYAAAGASALLSSLIYAEFASDVPSAGGSFSYLRIELGEFVAYLAAANILLEAIVGAAGLARSWTSYFATLLGRDPDALRIHAPALAAGFDLLDPIAVVVLIACSTVAMFGTRGTSILNWLTSLLSVAVIGFIIAAGFTHADASNLAPFFPMGAKGVLQAAAVVYWAYTGFDMVATMAEETRNPARDIPLGLVGSMSAITIVYCVMALVLVMMQRYDQLDPNAAYAVAFEAVGMRWAKYLVALGALKGMTTGLLVGALGQGRYTTQIARAHMIPPYFALVHPRTGTPVYATILVTLSSAIIALFSSLDVLASVSSISTLFIFALVALALLVRRYYDRESPQQPRAHLAKLTFFLTAIVGSSVAVSTCWNTNPDGWIGFAVTVPLWFLSTLGLALLVPQQRTPKLWRVPLMPWLPSLSIATNVFLMGSLGYEAYVRFGICTAAMLAYYVLVGVHATYDVAQEETSSNGDEIAPGFCRYVLIQ; from the exons ATGGCGAGCGGCGACGGCGAACGTAGCTATTGGCGATGGAGCAAGGAAGATTTCTTCCCGGAGCCGTCCTTCCGGAGTTGGACCGCGTATGGAGAGGCGCTCTCCCACACTCGGCTCCGCCTCCGTAACCGCCTTTTGTACCGCTCCACCGACGCCGCCGAGCTTCTCGCCCTTCCCCGCCGCAGCGAGCACGAGTTGCGCCGCTGCCTAAACTGGTGGGACCTCGCCTGGCTCGGATTCGGTGCCGTCGTTGGCACTGGAATCTTCGTCCTCACTGGCCAGGAGGCTCGCTTCTCGGCCGGCCCCGCAATCCCTCTCGCCTATGCTGCCGCCGGCGCTTCTGCTCTTTTGTCCTCCCTCATCTACGCCGAATTCGCCTCTGACGTGCCCTCCGCTGGCGGCTCCTTCTCCTACCTCCGCATCGAACTCGGCGAATTTGTCGCTTACCTCGCCGCCGCCAACATCCTCCTTGAGGCTATCGTGGGCGCCGCCGGCCTAGCCCGCTCATGGACCTCTTATTTCGCCACCCTCCTAGGCCGCGACCCCGACGCCCTCCGCATCCACGCCCCGGCTCTCGCCGCCGGTTTTGATCTCCTCGATCCGATCGCCGTCGTCGTCCTCATCGCCTGCTCCACCGTCGCAATGTTCGGCACGCGCGGCACCTCCATCCTCAACTGGCTCACCTCCCTTCTCAGTGTGGCCGTCATCGGTTTCATCATCGCCGCGGGATTCACCCACGCCGATGCTTCCAATCTCGCCCCTTTCTTTCCCATGGGCGCCAAGGGAGTTTTACAGGCGGCAGCGGTGGTGTACTGGGCGTACACCGGCTTCGACATGGTGGCCACCATGGCGGAGGAGACCCGCAACCCAGCGCGCGACATTCCCCTCGGTCTCGTCGGCTCCATGTCCGCCATTACCATCGTGTACTGCGTGATGGCACTCGTGCTGGTGATGATGCAGCGGTACGACCAGCTCGACCCCAATGCAGCCTACGCGGTGGCGTTTGAGGCGGTGGGGATGCGGTGGGCCAAGTACCTAGTGGCGCTAGGCGCGCTTAAGGGGATGACCACGGGGTTGCTCGTCGGCGCGCTAGGGCAGGGGAGGTACACCACCCAAATCGCGCGTGCCCACATGATCCCGCCCTACTTTGCGCTCGTGCACCCGCGCACCGGCACGCCCGTCTACGCCACTATCCTCGTCACCCTCTCCAGCGCCATCATCGCCTTGTTTTCCAGCCTCGACGTACTCGCCAGCGTCTCCTCCATCAGCACGCTCTTCATCTTCGCGCTCGTGGCGCTCGCACTGCTCGTGAGGCGATACTACGACAGGGAATCCCCACAACAGCCGAGGGCGCACCTAGCCAAGCTGACGTTTTTTCTGACGGCCATCGTGGGCTCGTCCGTCGCCGTGTCGACATGCTGGAACACGAACCCGGACGGGTGGATCGGATTCGCGGTCACGGTGCCCCTGTGGTTCCTGAGCACTCTGGGGCTGGCGCTGTTGGTGCCGCAGCAGAGGACGCCGAAGCTGTGGCGGGTGCCACTGATGCCCTGGCTGCCGTCGCTGTCGATAGCGACCAATGTGTTCTTAATGGGGTCGCTGGGCTACGAGGCGTACGTAAGGTTCGGGATCTGCACGGCAGCGATGCTGGCGTACTACGTGCTCGTCGGCGTGCATGCGACCTACGACGTCGCTCAGGAGGAGACGTCGTCGAACGGAGATGAAATTGCGCCAG GCTTCTGCCGTTATGTTCTCATTCAATAG